Below is a genomic region from Armatimonadota bacterium.
CATGGCATTATCATAAGAAACAGGATGATTACTGGGCTGTTGTTAAGGGCATGATTAAGGCCGTAATGTATGATTCGCGCGAGGATTCGCCAACTAGGGGAGAAATACAAGAAGTTTTCATGGGGGAACAAAATCCAATATTGCTTCGAATCCCGGTTGGTGTTATGCACGGCTACAAGACGATTGGAACAGAGTCGTCGTTGCTTATCAACCTGCCCACAATGCCTTATAATGCAGCAGACCCGGACGAGTACCGCTTGCCTTACAATACGCCTGATATTCCATACGATTGGGATATCAAGATGAGGTAGGTCAAAGTTTACCCATTTCCACCAATGAGAGTTACATTTGGGGATTGGGTTTACCCTACAAGAGTTAGCGGAACTGTGTCATGCGCTTGGGCGTATTAATTGTAGGTAGCCATTAATAAGAAGAGGCTGTTAGTATGAAAAACATATTGGTAACTGGTGGTGCAGGGTTTATTGGCAGCAATTTCTGCCGGTATATGCTTGAGAAATACCAAGATTACAACATTATTGTGCTCGATGCGCTGACGTACGCTGGAAACCTCGATAACCTTGCCGATATTCAGGATAATCCACGTTTTATGTTCTTCCACGGCGACATTCGAGATAAGACAATCGTCGAAAACCTCGTGCGCAATGTCGATGCCATTGTAAACTTTGCAGCTGAAACGCATGTAGACCGTTCGATTGCCGACCCCGGTAGCTTTGTCCTTACAGACGTGTACGGAGTATTCATGCTTCTAGAAGCTTGCAAGAAATTCGGCA
It encodes:
- a CDS encoding dTDP-4-dehydrorhamnose 3,5-epimerase family protein; this encodes MIYGVKIKKLQPHADERGCLMEILRSDEEIFEKFGQIYVSLNYPGVIRAWHYHKKQDDYWAVVKGMIKAVMYDSREDSPTRGEIQEVFMGEQNPILLRIPVGVMHGYKTIGTESSLLINLPTMPYNAADPDEYRLPYNTPDIPYDWDIKMR